AGAAAGACCCTTATGAAGTGCTGATCGTGGGTGCCGGCCCCGCCGGTGCCTCTGCCGCCATCTATTCGGCCCGTAAAGGCCTGCGTACCGGTCTGGTTGCCGACCGATTTGGTGGCCAGGTGACTGAAACCGTTGGCATTGAAAACTTTATCTCGGTGAAAGCCACCGAAGGCCCCAAGCTGGTGGCGAGTCTGGAAGCCCACGTTCGCGATTACGATGTGGATGTGATGGAAAACCAGAAGGCACTGAAGCTGACCAAAGACGGTCTGTATCAGGTGGAGCTGGCCAATGGTGCTGTGCTGTCGGGTAAAACCGTGCTGATTGCTACCGGTGCCCGCTGGCGCGAAATGAATGTGCCCGGCGAGAAAGAATACCGTGGCCGCGGCGTGGCTTACTGTCCTCACTGTGATGGCCCGCTGTTCAAGGGTAAGCGCGTTGCCGTGATTGGTGGCGGCAACTCGGGTATCGAAGCCGCTATCGATCTTGCCAATATTGTTGAGCATGTGACTGTGCTGGAATTCGACAGTAAGCTGCGCGCCGATGAGGTGCTGGTTCGCAAGGCTCGCTCTATGGGGAATATCCACATCATCACCCAGGCACAAACCACCGAGGTGGTGGGGGATGGCAACAAGGTAACCGGCCTGGTCTACACTGACCGAGCCACAGGTGATGTGCACAGTGTTGAATTGGCAGGTATCTTCGTACAGATTGGTCTGGTGCCCAATTCCGAGTGGCTCAAGGGCACGCTGGATCTGACCCCTCGCGGCGAAATCATGGTGGATGAGCGAGGCCAAACCTCGCTGCCCGGTGTGTTTGCCGCAGGCGATGTGACCAATTCGGCCTACAAGCAAATCATCATCGCCATGGGCAGCGGCGCTACTGCAAGCCTTGGTGCATTTGATTACCTTATTCGCCACAGTGAGGCGGATACTTCAGCAGCAGCCTGATAACCACCACAGTAAAAGCCGGCTTCTTGCCGGCTTTTTTGTCACTTCTTCATGCTTGTGTACACCTAGAATGGCGCGCAGCACATGCTATAGTCATGCAATCATCTTCGTAAGTATCGGAAATCTGAGTGGATAAAGAATCACTGTCGTTTGATGAAGCGCTCAAGGACGAATCGCGCCAGTACATGCTGGCAAGCTTTCAATGGTTGAGTTTTACCAGCCTGGTGCTGCTGACTGCTGTTGGCCTCAATATCGCATTGGATCCCGGACTGGATTTGGGGTTGGATACCGCTTTTACCATGATGTTGCTGCCGGGGACGCTTTGCCTGTTACATCTGGGGCTCAGATTTACCAGGGTCTCCTGGTCGAGAAGTCTTGGTTGGAACCTCTTCTTTTTAGCGGTACTGGTCATCAGTTGGTTGATATCCATGTCGTTTCTGCGAAGCTCTGGGCTTTTAGTGTTGCCCGGAATCGAAACACTCAGCGATGTGCTCAGTCTCGCCATGGCCGTGGCGCTCTTTCCCAGCATAAAGCTGACTGCCGCTACGGTAGCGCCTTTTTTACTTTATTCGGCTTTCTATCGTTACGAAGTCTACCCGGAAAGCATTTACTTCAACGTGATGCGCAGCCTGTTTATGTTTTTGATCATCATGAGCGCCCAGCGGGTGATTTTTAAATGGTTTCAAAAAGCCGTGCGGCGCAATGTGGAAAAGCGGCGGTTGGTGAAGCATTTTCGCCGCATGGCCTTGCTTGACGGCCTTACCGGGCTCAGTAACCGGCGCCATTTTGATGAAATTCTGGATCAGGAAATTCGGGCCTCGACCCGGACCGGGCATCCGTTAAGCCTTATTCTGTTGGATATCGATTTTTTCAAACGGCTCAATGATGCGCTCGGGCATCAGGCCGGTGATGATTGTCTGCGGCAACTGGGGCAACTCTTGTCTGATGTGGCGGCCAGACCCAGGGATCTCGCGGTGCGCTATGGCGGTGAGGAGTTTGCGGTGCTGCTGCCAGAAACCACGCTAACAGGTGCGGTGGAAGTGGCCAATCGTATTGCAAAACTCCTGGCTAAAGCGGCCATCCCTCACCCTGATTCTCAGGTTGCTGCGCATATTACTGTTTCTCAGGGCTTGGTTCAGTGGCAGCGGGGAATGGATGCGGCAGCCTTGTTGGAGGCCAGTGATGCGGCCCTTTACCGGGCCAAAGAGGATGGTCGTAACCGCTACGTACAATCAACATCGCCAGTAGGGGAGATGGCGGGTTAGACAGGCATTTTTTGATTTTGTTCATAAAAGTTAGTCAAAAAGTTGTCAATTTGTTGCTCAAGCCTAAGCTTAAAGTCGGATACACCTGACAAATAAAGGGTTTTGTATGAAGCACAAATTGGCTATCTGTCTTGGTACGCTGCTGCTCTCTGCACCGGCGTTGGCCGAGATTAATATATCCGGGTTTGCCTCTGTGGTCGGTGGCAAGGTGTTGGAAGGCAGTGGGGTGGAAGAGTTTGGGCTCGAACCCACCTTCCTGGCCGATTATCCCCTGGTGGGTGCCTACACAGAGGAGTTCAGCTTTGAACCCGACACCCTGTTTGGCCTGCAAATTTCTGCTGACCTTCTGGACGGACTTTCCGCTACGGCGCAAATCGTCTCCCGGGGCGCAGACGACTTCTCTGCCAGCTTTGAGTGGGCTTATCTGTCCTATGAGCTGAACGAACACTGGACATTACAAGCCGGTAAAAAACGCCTGCCGCTTTACTACTACAGCGATTTCTTTGATGTGGGCTACGCCTATCCCTGGATTAGGCCACCCGCAGACAATTACACCTGGCAGATTTTTAACTACACAGGCGTGAGTGCCCTTTATAACTACCTGATAGGGGATTGGACGCTGACAGGTCAGGTGTATTTTGGCCGCGAAGATGATGAGCCCAACAAGCTGTTGTCGGAATTCTTTTTCGGCGAGTCCACCCGGGAAATCTGGAAAGACATAGGTGGCGTGGTGGTGCAGCTTAACTATGAATGGCTGGATATACGTCTCACCCATATGCAGTACACCAACGAGCGCTTCATCGGTGGTGAACAGGTGGAGTGGGACGGTGAAACCGAACGTGATGGAAAATTTTATGGTTTGTCGGTCAACATCGATTGGAACAATCTGGTGGTGCTGACTGAAGTCAATCGCTTGACCCTCCAAGACTCGGATCTTGATACCTATTTGGTGACTCTGGGTTATCGCATTAAAGACTTTATGCCTTTTGTCTCTTATTCCGACTTTGATGATGGCAGTGAAATCCACAACACCACTTCCGTGGGGCTTCGCTGGGATTTCCACCCATCGGCTGCCTTTAAAATCCAATATGACGATGTAAAAGACGACGGAACCGGGGCCGGTACCGACGACTCCTGGCGGGTTGCCGGGGACTCCAAGTCAATCAGCCTGGGTGTAGACCTGGTATTTTAGGAGAGAGCCATGAAAACCGTGATTTCTGCCATCCTTTTATGCCTGAGCGCCATGCAGGCCTGGGCCGGGGTAGCCGTGATAGTGCATCCAGGTAATGGCGACACTATTGATAAAAAGGCGATTGAGAATATTTATCTGGGCAAAACCAAGTCCTTTCCCGGCGGCAGTCAGGCCGTGCCGGTGAACATAGAGTCCGGGCCTGTCAGGGAAGCCTTCGATACCAATGTACTGGGTAAGTCATCCAGTCAACTCAAGTCATACTGGTCACAGAAGGTCTTTACAGGAAAGGGCACTCCCCCCAAGGAAGTGACCACTGCCGAAGAGGTACTGGGACTGGTGTCCTCCAATCCCAACATTATTGGCTATATTGATAGTAGTCAGGTAAATGGCTCGGTAAAGGTGGTTGCCGAGTTCTAACTGGCGGTGCCGACTCAGATCGGCACCCCTTTTAAGGGGCTGTCTATGACATGGTTTAATAACCTTCCCATCTTTAAAAAAGTCGGTGTCATCTTCATCATTTCTGTGATCATCTTTGCGGTGAACCTGGCTATCAGTCTGGTCTCTATCAATAAAAATCGTGAAACCCTGGGATTTATGGAAGAGAAGATTTACCAGCGGGTTGAACTGGCCAACCAAAATTTGATGTTGGTGCAGCGGCTCGAGGAGGTATACACCCAGGCGGTGTCATTTGCCGATGAAGACCTGTTGGAGCAAGCAGGCGGCCTGCATGAAAACCTGGCGGCCAACCTAACGCTGTTGCAGAGCTCAGACATAAAAGAGACCGACACGCTTCGACAGATGCAGTCGCAGCTCGCCAATTACAACCAGATAACCTCTGGCTTGGCAAAGAGCATGTTGGATGGTTCTGCAGATATGGCCAACATAGGTGCCATCAGTCAGAAAAAGTCCGCTGTATATGAAGCCCTGCTGGGTCATGTGCAGCAATACAAGCAGGCCAAGGTATTGGAGTTCAAAAATACCATCAAGGAGGCCGCCGACAGATCGCAAAACAGCCTCTGGCTAACCATGGTGGTGGGGGTTGTGCTGCTGCTGTTTATGGCCATAGTGACCATGTCCATCGCCCGTGCAATCAGCGCCAGTGCCAAAGGGGTGGCCCATTCCCTTGGTGAACTCGCCGATGGCAAGGGGGATTTGCGACATCAACTACCCGCCAGCAGTCGCGACGAGCTTGGGCAGGTGTCCAGTAACTTCAATCGCTTTTTGGGACTCCTGGCCGATTCTATCCAGAGGGTAGTGAATGTCACGTCGCCGCTGCTCAAGAATGCCCATGATTTGAAAGACAAGATGGAAACGGCAACGGGCGCTACCCAGCGTCAGAGTCATGATGCTCAAACCGTTCAGGCCTCTATGGAAGAGATGCGCCTGTCGGTGATTGATATTTCCCATAATGCCAGTCAGGCAGCAGATGCGGCGCAAATAGCAGAGCGTGAAGCCATGGACGGGATGGCAGTGGTACAACGCACCATGGACATCTCTTTGGAGTTGAACCGCGAAATTGAACATGCGGCCAATGCCATTAATGAATTGGCGAAAGATACGGAAAGTGTCAGTTCGATACTGAATGTCATCACGTCCATTGCCGAGCAAACCAACCTGTTGGCACTGAATGCGGCCATTGAGGCGGCGAGGGCTGGCGAGCAGGGGCGGGGTTTTGCGGTGGTCGCAGATGAAGTGCGTGCCCTGGCATCGAAAACCGCTGATGCCACCAAGGAAATTCGTGAGGTACTGTCCCGGCTCAAAGGCGCCGCCGAATCATCTGTCAGTACCATGACAGTGGCTATGTCCAAGTCGAGTGAAAACGAGGAGCATGCCCAAAAGACGGGGTTGGCGCTCAAGACCATTCAGGAACAAATTGTCAGTATCAATGCCATGAACACCCACATTGCCAGGTCAACCGATGAGCAGTCTCAGGTGGCCTCCAGGGTGGTGGATAATGTGGTTGATATGAATGCGTCTTTCGAACAAACCCTGAATATTCTGGATCAGGTGCATCAGGTTTCCTCTGAGTTATCTGAGTTTGCCGAAGAGCTGCAAAGCGCGACGTCCCAATTCAAGTTGTAAGTGCTCTATAACAAGTTGCAGGGATGAGCTGAGTCAGTGTGGATACAGTCACAGTATGCTATTTAGTGAGCATCTGTAGGTAACCTGATGATGGGGGACGTGTGAGACATTGGCGAATGGGCTTATTACTGGCACTGATTCTTTTAAACCTTGGGGGCTGTGCCCAGATGTTGTGCGAGCTTAGAACCGACAGGGATCCTGTTGACCCTTATGGTGACCGGCGTCAGTGTGAGGCGCAGGTAGAGCAGTATATGGACGAAAGAGCGGCCGAAAAACAAAAGCGCCTGGCTCGAGAGCAGCAGGCGCTGTTGGATGAGGCCATTGCCTCCCGCATTGAACGCTGACGGTCAGGCGGTGGTGTCTATATTGTGGCCAATGTTGCCAACGGGTTCTGCCTTTGGGGCAGGCGCGGTGGCTGCAGCAATCAGGTCGACGGCGATTTGCCCTTCCACTTTTTGCTGATCTTTCGCCAGTTGTGCCACCTTCACGCCAATGGCGCCGTGGCTCAGATTGGGTTCAATGCTGTTGATGCTCATCGACGGAAAACTCCTCCAGACTGCATGTGGTCGATACCGGCTTATCGGCCATCATGCAGTAAACTTTAGCGCTACGGTCGCTCATTGCAAGGGCTCATTGCAACGGAACATGGCGCCTTTGGCATCAGCTTTGACGGGCGGTAAGTAACTTTCGCCCAATAATCAACACGCTGGTAATGCCGATGGAACCGAGGATCAACGCCACCGCCAGCACCACATTTTGCAGTGAGGTGGGATCAAGTACCAGCATGCCACCCAAGCCCACCATCATGATGCCAGACATCAGCTTGAGGGTTTGCCCCTCCTTCTCGCTCAGTTTGCGCTTACCCAGTGTCAGGGCAAACACCAGCACTATCAGCGCCAACGGGATCACGTAGACGACGTTGTACATCACCAGATAAAAATACCGCTCGGCTGCGGGCAGCTCGTGCATGGCCAGCACACTGGTATAAATCATCGGGAAGCCGGCGGTGCAGAGCAGCTCGTAAGCGTTGGCGAGGATGGCCAGCACTGTGGTGCCCAGGATCATGGCAGTCATGGAGCTGGCACTGGACAGCTTGCCCATGCGTTTAATCAGCCCTGTGCGTTTTTCGGCGGACATCGACAGACTGACATCGCCCTTTTCAAAGAAAAATTCTTTGACGTTGATGGTACCTGCCACCAGCGCCAGCAAACCGGCGGCGAGAATGATGTTACCACCATCCCCATCGGCGCCCAGCAGTTCAAACATGTTGAGCCAGGCGGTCATAAACAGGAAGTAAATAAAGCCTGAGAAGAACACGAAAATGCCGCCGACAACCAGCATTCGACTGCGGCTCTTGGCGTTAACCATGATGGACAGCAAAAACAGCAGCACGAAAAAGGCGCAGGGATTGAAGGCATCCACGCCGGCCAGCACCAGGGTCAGCAGTGGCAGGGATAGCTGGTCCGGTGTGACAACGCCGATAAAGGGTAATTCGACCGGCTGTACATCGGAGCTGGCGGCTTCTTCACCCAGATCGCAGGTGCCGGCCTCACCGGCGGAGCTGCAGGTACCAAAGAGCGGCTGTTGTGTGTTGGATGCAGGAGTTATCGCGGGGCCATCGTCACCGACTGTACCACCGAGGCTGCGATAACACTCCTTGAGCCTGCCAAGCAGGTATTGGCCTGTGACCTCGGCGCTGCTGTAGCCCACGCTGGCCTTACCGCAAATGGCGAAATAGGGCACAGAGCGTGCCTCTGAGCCGGTGGACTTGGCGACGGCCTGCCATTTTTCCCGGGCACCGGGCGCCGTGATCATATAAGACTCGAGGGAAATCCAGGGATACTGCTCTGGCAGTGCATCGATAAAAGGATGGGCCTCGGCGCAGTGGGGGCAGGTCTTGGACCAGAAAAAATAGAGCTTTACCACAGGCTTGCCGTCGGCATCTGTCTGATGCCAAACCGGTGATGTGGTGAGATCTTCAGTGGCTGAAAATGCCGGAATAGACAATAGCATCAGTAATGAAAGCAAGATTGCGCGGACCATAGGGCCTCCAGACCCACCTCAGGTGGGAAGCAAAGACAAAACCTCTGACTCTACTTTACTGAAATCCCCATGGCGGATTAAATCATGCTTTCAAAACTGCAAAACACATCAGAAAAATACCGGAATTGAGATCAAGATGCCCCTGGGGTCACCGAAAGGTCTTTGATTTCAAAGACGGTGTTCGGCGACGGAGGCATCGGCCAACATTTGGCCTTGGTCTTCATCACTGGTCTTGCACCATTTCAATGCCAGGGCGCGGCTTTCGGTATCCACCGCAGTACGAATACGGCTTACCATCACAGCGCCAAAGCCTGCGTTGGTCAGGTAGCTTTTTACCCGCTCGATACGGCGCTCGGCGAGCCACATATTGTATTTTTGCAGCTCATCGTCACCGGCATTGCGATTGAATGCAAATTCGAGCAACAGATAACCATTACCTGTGTCGGCACTGGTTTGTTGGGTTTCAAGCAGTTGTTTCAGGGTGGCAGTGCCCGCGGCATCGAAGTAGGAGCTGTTTTTGTCGAAATTCACAGCACCGAGCTCTGTAATGCCTTCACAGCTGGCGCTGGCGCCAAAAACTGCAAGGCTTATTATCATAGTTATATGTTTCAGCATCCTTCACCTTTAAAGAACAAAATCCTGTAAATCCTGGGTTCTTTAGGCCTGCCACTGTAAGGGAAAGCCCAGCGGAATTCAATTTGTAGACAGAGGCAAACAGGGTGGTTTCAGTTTCGAAAAAAACGTCAGAAAACCAACGCCGCAACCTGGCTGTCTCTGTCTCTCTTTTCGGTGTTTGGGTGTCAGTAAATTGGCTGAGACAATTTGTAATTTTTCACTGAAATTGGCTCGCCATAGGGTCATTTTTTTTGCTATAACACAACTAATTTGTGTGCAATATAAATCGATGTGAGGCTTCAGGTGCAAGATACTCTGGCTTTGGACCGACAGGTCTGCTTTTCGCTCTATCGGGCGAGTAATGCGATGATCCGCGCCTATCGTCCCGTGTTGGATGGGCTTGGACTGACATATCCCCAATATCTGGTGATGCTGGTGCTCTGGGAAGAAGAAGGCCTCAGCGTAAAATCGCTGGGTGAGCGCCTGCATTTGGACTCGGGTACCCTGACGCCACTGCTCAAACGCCTGGAACAAAAGGGCCTGGTCAGCCGTGGCCGTTCGGAGCACGATGAAAGAGTCAGGGTGCTGCATTTAACCGACGATGGCAGGCTCCTCAAACGCGGTGCCCGGGATATTCCCGACAGAATGCGCTGCATGGTGGGGACCGGACTGGAAGAACTGGCCGAGCTGAAAAGATTGTGCGACAAAGCGGCCAAGTTATTGGAGCGGGAATCCTAGGATGAAGCGAGTGGACGTGCTGGTGGTGGGCGGCGGTATTGCAGGCGTGGGCATAGCTCAGTTTGCTGCGGCGGCCGGATATTCGGTGGCCCTGATTGAACGGCAGCGGATAGGCGAAGCGACCTCCGGTAATTCCAGTAAACTCATCCACGGTGGGCTCAGGTACCTCGAGACAATGCAGTTGGACCTGGTGCGCAAATCCCTGAAAGAGCGCCGTGCACTGCTACGGCTGGCGCCCTCTCTGGTGAAGGCCGTCCCCTTTTATTTTCCTGTCTACCGCAACAGTCGCCGCGGCGCGCTCACCATCAGGGCGGGCTTGTCCCTGTATGGACTCCTGAGCGAATTCGATGCCCTCGGACGCTTTAAAACCCTGAGCCAGACCCAGTGGTCCAGGTTACAGGGATTAAACAGCTCGGGGCTTGAGGCAGTATTCCAATACTGGGATGCGCAAACTGACGACAGGCTGCTGTGTGAGGCGGTTGCGCACAGTGCAACCCTGCTCGGAGCTGACGTGTTTGAATGGGCTGAAGTGGGGCACATCGAGCACAGTGGTGATGCTTGTCAGGTGAGTTTCACGCAGCACGGACTGCAACATGAAATACAGGCCAGTGTGGTCATTAACGCCTGCGGCCCCTGGGTGAATCAGCTGCTTGAGCGGGTGACGCCAGGTGTATCGGCGCTGGAGATTGACTGGGTGCAGGGGGCGCACTTGCTGCTGGACATTCCGCCTGTCGACGGTGTGCTTTACCTTGAGTCTCCCATCGACCAGCGGGTGGTGTTTGTTATGCCCTGGTACGGCAAAACCCTGGTGGGTACCACCGAAACCCGTTTGGCCCATTTGGACAACAAGCCCGTGGTCACCGAAGCCGAAAAACGTTACCTGTTGGCGCTCTACGCGCACTATTTTCCCAACGCCGGTGGAGTGGATGAACTGGAGAAAAAAGTCACAGATACCTTTTGTGGGGTCAGGGTGCTCCCCCGCAGTGGCGGTGATGCCTTTCACGCCCCGCGGGACACCCTGATGCACACGTGCCGCTCTCACCCCAGACTGCTTAGCCTGTACGGCGGCAAGCTGACCACCTTTCGCAGCAGTGCCGCCGAAGTCCTTGGCTGGGTGAGGGCACAACTGGGAGAAAGGACCGCGATTGCCGATGTGGATAAGTTGCCCCTCAGCCGTCCGGTGAACCGGGATGATTTTATGGCGCAAACAGGCTAAAGTGTGCGCCGTTTTTCGATGTGGGAGCCGAACGTGAGCTGTGACTATTTCAACCGGGGACTCTGTCAGTCGTGCCGTCTGATGCCCAAGCCTGTGAGTGAGCAATTGCTGGAGAAAGAAGCCAGGCTCACCCATCTGCTGGGCAATCTGCAGGTAGACGAACGTTTGGCTCCGGTATCCGGTCCTGAGTTTGGTTTTCGCAACAAAGCGAAAATGGTGGTTATGGGCGCTGCCCACGCCCCTGTACTGGGTATTCCGGGTCCCGATGGTCAACCCGTGGACCTTAGCCATTGCCCCCTCTATCCACGAGACATGCAGGCTCTCTTGCTTGAGCTCACTTCCTTTGTGCGCCGCGCAGGCATTCCTCCCTACCGGGTCGATAAAGCCAGGGGCGAGCTTAAGTTTATTTTGCTGACCCGCAGCGCCGTGCGCGGTGAGTTTATGCTGCGATTTGTGCTCAGAAGCAAGGATGCCATTCCCCGTATCGAACGTGAACTGCCTAAACTCATGGCCGATTACCCGGCCATCAAGGTGGTCTCGGTGAACCTGCAACCGGTGCACATGGCAAGGCTCGAAGGTGAAGAGGAAATCTTTCTTACCCAAGTCACCCGCCTTGATGAGGTCTTTAACGGGGTACCACTCTTTATCCGCCCCAAAAGCTTTTTCCAAACCAATCCCGAGGTGGCCTCGAGTTTGTACGCCACCGCGGCCAAGTGGGTCGAAGAATTAAAGCCAAAGAGCCTGTGGGATCTTTTTTGCGGTGTTGGCGGCTTTGGGTTGCACTGTGCCAGTGCGTCGTTGCCTGTGACAGGCATTGAGATTGAAGCCGAAGCCATCGACTGCGCCAAAACCTCGGCAGCGGCCATGGGACTGGATAATCTGGCGTTTGCAGCGCTGGATTCCACCGACTTTGCCATGGGTCAGCAGGCACAGGAAGTGCCTGAGGTCATCATAGTGAATCCACCGCGCCGGGGTATAGGTGAGGAGCTGTGTGAGCGTTTGTCGGCCTTTGGTCCAAAAGCCATTATTTATTCCAGCTGCAACCCAGAGACGCTGGCTAAAGATCTGGCCCTGATCTCAGGCTATCGCATTGCCCGGGTACAGCTGTTCGATATGTTCCCCCACAGTGACCACTTTGAGGTGCTGTGTCTGCTGCTCAAGGAAGCGGCCTGCGCCAGCGCAGACTGATGGCGGCGCCGCCAAGTTCGGCCGAGTTTTCCACTGTCAGTTTGCCCTGATGCCAGATGGCAATTTTGCGCACGATATAGAGGCCCAGGCCAAATCCGGCACTTTGCTGTTTACTCCCCCGCTGAAATGCCTGGCGCAAGTCTTTGCCCGGCTCCTGTATGCCCGGGCCATCATCTTCAACGGTTAGCCGCCAATGGCGGGTTTCTGCGACCAGGGTCAGCTTGATATTGCCGCTGGCGAATCGCAGAGCATTGGCTATCAGGTTTTGGCTGGCCAGGTCCATGCTCAGCGGGTCAATCAACACCTTATCGTTACTGAGGGCGCAGTCCACCTGGCAGTGCACGTTGTATTTGGGGGCGTATACGGCAAAGTTATCTGCCACGGCTTTGATAAATTCAGGCGCATTCACCCACTGGCGATGTTGACTGGGTTGCTGGTGCTCAACCCGCGCAAACGACAGATAGCTCTTGGTCAGGGCCTCGATTTGATTGATATCTTCTTCCAGCCGGGCGCTGTGTTTTTCAGACAATTGCGCCCGGGCCAACTCCAGCACAAACCGCATCCGCGACAGCGGCGTGCGGATCTCGTGGGACATGATCCGCGACAGATCCCGGTGCAGCTCCAAAAAATCGACAATTTGCCCCGTCATGGTTTCAAACCCCTTGGCTAAGGGATAAATCGCCGATCGTTGGCTGATGCCGGTTTTGATTCGCTTGGGGTGCGCACCAAAACTCAGCGCCTGTGACTGAAGCAGGCTTAAATCTTTGAACACTCTTCCGATAAGCAGAAGAATCGCCAGTGCCAGTGAAGCGTAGAGGAGTGGGATCAGGGTGTTTAGCTGGCTGTGCTGCGCCTGGGGATTAACGGGGCCCATTTCCCGAATATGGCCACTGTCCAGACGCAGATAATAAAACTCTTTGCCATCCTGATGGGTGAGGGAAATGACGTCGCCATTGTCGAGACGGGTCTGCAGTTCAGGGGCAAAAGCAATGCTGCCCGGCTGCAGTTCACGAAACCCCAAACGCCCCTGTTTTAATAGAGCGTCGGCATCGAGGCTGTAGCCATATGCCTCGTCGGACGCACTGTAGATAAGGTTAAAGGACCAAACAATAAAGGCGCAGGAGGCGATGATAAGAACAAACAGCCGGATAAGCTGAGGCTTCATATCTCGTCGGTCGCAAAGCTCAGCAGATAGCCCCGGCCGTGCACCGTGCGAATGGCGAGGCCCGGGATGCCGATGTTTTCCAGTTTACGTCTCAGGCGCGAAATTTTCAGATCCATGGCACGGTCAAGGCCATCGTATTCACGGCCTATGATTTGCTCAAACAGGTATTCACGACTCAATACCTGCTCCAAATGGTGCACAAAGACCCACATTAGCTCGGTTTCCTGGGTTGTCAGCGGGTAATTCTGATCGGCAAAGCACAGTTGCTGATGTGCCTTGTGCAGGATGAGGCCATCCTGCTCCCAAATCTGGCTGTTGCTCTGGGGCGATGGCGGACGACTGAGCCGGGCACGAATGCGGGCAAGCAGCAGGTTGGGTACCACTGGCTTGCTGATATAGTCGGCAGCGCCGAGCTCCAGGCCAAAGATTTCATCTTCCGGTGCGGCCAGTGCCGTCATAAAAATAATGGGTGCGGGAACCTTTTTGGATAAGGTCGGAAAGGCGCTGAAGCCATCCTGCCCGGGCAGCATCACATCACAGAGCACCAACTCTATGTTCTGCCCCTGGCTTTTGGTAAAGGCCTCTTCAATGGACTCGGCATGGATAACACTGAACTCCTCGGCCTCAAGAAAATCCACAATGAGTTCTGCCAGGGGCAAGTCGTCTTCAATCAGCAGCAGTTTGTGTTTTACAGCAGATCCCAATTCAGCCCCCTGCGTTTGCGTTTTTGCGGTGGTTGAAACAAGACCACCGACACCTGGGTTGAAAGCAGTACGCGGGAATTCATGTCCCGGATTTCGATGGTGGCATCTTTTTCCAGTGCCAGCGAGAGTTCTTCACTGAGCTCTTTCAGCCCCGTGTAACAACGACGGGGCTCTGCTTCATGTTTAAGCCACAGACACAGATTCTGCTCTGTATCTGTTTGGTAATGTACCGAAATACTGAAACGGCAGGGAAGTGCTTCACTGCTGGTGGCGCAGGCTTTGGGTGCAACATTCAACTCGTCCGCCATGGCCAGTGGCACTATGCACAGCGGCGACAGCAAGAACAACAGTGACATTCGCTTTCCCATACCCGCTCCTAGAAACTGTAGCTGACGCCGGCAAAACCCGAGAAAAGATCGTCTCTTTCTATCAGAGCGCTCTCTCTTATGGCTTTACCCAGGCGGGTATGATTGACAGTGAGAATAAAGTTCAGACTGTCGCTCAGGGGAATGTTCAGCACGCCTTTGACGT
This sequence is a window from Shewanella zhangzhouensis. Protein-coding genes within it:
- a CDS encoding DUF3019 domain-containing protein, coding for MSLLFLLSPLCIVPLAMADELNVAPKACATSSEALPCRFSISVHYQTDTEQNLCLWLKHEAEPRRCYTGLKELSEELSLALEKDATIEIRDMNSRVLLSTQVSVVLFQPPQKRKRRGLNWDLL